In the Tautonia rosea genome, one interval contains:
- a CDS encoding zf-HC2 domain-containing protein: MPIKTCAWVRARLPLLAGGDSLGLDRWVVDRHLVRCPECRHRLEALRASQRVLSAGAIDDPIAPDAPSLWPDLSRRLRQARRPRARTAWGFEPHRAWALPLAGGLAAGLLVAASLVTLGAWRDPRIDTLVKEYVALDQLLTTDPPRLLKPENPEQFEQRRSRPRPRPAAPYRESHASVTPDEVPPAAPRSIAPPLPPEVELTQ, translated from the coding sequence ATGCCGATTAAAACCTGTGCATGGGTCCGGGCCCGCCTCCCGCTCCTGGCCGGAGGCGACAGCCTCGGCCTGGACCGCTGGGTGGTTGACCGCCACCTTGTCCGATGCCCCGAGTGTCGGCATCGTCTGGAAGCGCTGCGCGCCAGCCAGCGGGTGCTGTCGGCCGGGGCGATCGACGACCCGATCGCCCCGGATGCTCCGTCGCTCTGGCCCGACCTGTCACGGCGGCTACGCCAGGCCCGACGCCCCCGAGCCCGCACGGCCTGGGGGTTCGAACCGCATCGGGCCTGGGCGCTTCCCCTGGCCGGAGGGCTGGCCGCCGGTCTGCTGGTCGCCGCCTCGCTTGTGACGCTCGGCGCCTGGCGCGACCCGAGGATCGACACGCTGGTCAAGGAATACGTCGCGCTCGACCAGTTGCTGACGACCGATCCCCCTCGCCTGCTCAAGCCCGAGAACCCTGAGCAGTTCGAACAGCGACGGTCCCGCCCCCGGCCCAGGCCGGCCGCGCCGTACCGCGAGTCGCATGCCTCGGTCACTCCCGACGAGGTTCCCCCCGCCGCTCCTCGCTCGATCGCTCCGCCACTGCCGCCCGAAGTCGAGCTGACGCAGTGA
- the larE gene encoding ATP-dependent sacrificial sulfur transferase LarE, whose protein sequence is MSDWNDPELAAMRDRLIAALRGYGKVAVAFSGGIDSTVVAQAAQLAIGDDAIAVTAVSDSLAEGEREEAEMLARQIGIRHRVIHTSEFEDPNYLRNNPDRCYFCKSELYGRLALIRAELGVDAVASGANLDDAGDHRPGMKAAAENGVVHPLLECELSKNDVRKLAKAWGLPTWDKPATPCLSSRIAYGEEVTPERTRMIDQAERWLRARGLRIVRVRYHKGDMARVEVPLDELPMIASAEVRTEMVRAFKDLGFKFVTLDLEGFRSGSNNLVIPSENLMKGLVIPAPAPAGGR, encoded by the coding sequence ATGAGTGACTGGAACGACCCGGAACTGGCCGCGATGCGAGATCGCTTGATCGCGGCCCTCCGTGGATACGGAAAGGTCGCGGTCGCCTTCTCGGGCGGGATCGACAGCACGGTCGTTGCCCAGGCTGCGCAGTTGGCCATCGGAGACGACGCGATCGCCGTGACCGCCGTCTCTGACAGCCTGGCCGAAGGGGAGCGCGAGGAAGCCGAGATGCTCGCCCGGCAGATCGGCATCCGTCATCGGGTGATCCACACCTCGGAATTCGAAGACCCGAACTACCTCCGCAACAATCCCGACCGCTGCTACTTCTGCAAGAGCGAGCTCTACGGCCGCCTCGCCCTGATTCGGGCCGAGCTGGGGGTCGATGCCGTGGCCTCGGGGGCGAACCTCGACGATGCTGGCGACCACCGACCCGGCATGAAGGCCGCGGCCGAGAACGGCGTCGTCCACCCGTTGCTCGAGTGCGAGCTGTCCAAGAACGACGTCCGCAAGCTGGCCAAAGCCTGGGGCCTGCCGACCTGGGACAAACCGGCCACCCCGTGCCTGTCGAGCCGGATCGCCTACGGCGAAGAAGTGACCCCCGAGCGCACCCGGATGATCGACCAGGCCGAGCGATGGCTCCGCGCCCGGGGGCTCCGGATCGTCCGGGTCCGCTACCACAAGGGGGACATGGCCCGCGTCGAGGTTCCGCTCGACGAGCTGCCGATGATCGCCTCGGCCGAAGTTCGCACCGAGATGGTTCGGGCCTTCAAGGACCTCGGCTTCAAGTTCGTGACGCTCGACCTCGAAGGGTTCCGGTCGGGGAGCAATAACCTGGTCATCCCCTCCGAGAATCTCATGAAAGGGCTGGTGATCCCGGCCCCGGCCCCGGCTGGCGGCCGCTGA
- a CDS encoding alpha/beta hydrolase family esterase, translating to MTAPPPIPPDRARWLGVIVLAVLALAARRTESPEAFANSTFPRVDDAREGLHQGTIEVDGHLWPFALHVPTDYEDDPQRQWPLVLALHGASGSGASFLDEAGWDELADREGVIIAAPSALPMRPNVSPGRAFNPRLWNTGQHPPDRPRSQIDDLAFFDALLVEVTRRWRIDPDRIYAAGHSNGGAMALRLAAERSEVFAAVASVAGLRYVEPPEDARGVSMLTIFGGADPILPTEGGLSILPWEVRRTPEILPELKRYAAQIGCPDVPTVIEHDGPLHSFFYPPSPEGQTLGFIVLDRHGHAWPGGHAQLAEPLLIGPRNDLIDATAVIWKFFAHRRRRSSED from the coding sequence ATGACCGCGCCACCGCCGATTCCGCCCGATCGAGCCCGATGGCTCGGCGTTATTGTGCTCGCCGTGCTGGCGCTCGCCGCCCGCCGGACCGAAAGCCCCGAAGCCTTTGCGAACTCGACCTTTCCCCGCGTCGACGACGCCCGCGAAGGGCTTCATCAGGGAACGATCGAAGTCGACGGCCATTTGTGGCCCTTTGCCCTTCACGTCCCGACCGACTACGAAGACGATCCCCAACGCCAGTGGCCCCTGGTGCTGGCCCTTCATGGCGCCTCCGGGTCGGGAGCCTCGTTCCTCGACGAGGCCGGATGGGACGAGCTGGCCGATCGGGAAGGGGTGATCATCGCCGCCCCCTCGGCCCTTCCCATGCGACCGAACGTGAGCCCCGGACGCGCCTTCAACCCAAGGCTCTGGAACACCGGACAGCATCCCCCCGATCGCCCTCGGAGCCAGATCGACGACCTGGCCTTCTTCGACGCCCTGCTCGTTGAGGTCACGCGCCGATGGCGGATCGACCCCGATCGCATCTATGCCGCCGGGCATTCCAACGGCGGGGCCATGGCGCTTCGGCTCGCGGCCGAGCGGTCCGAGGTCTTCGCCGCCGTCGCCTCGGTGGCCGGCCTCCGCTACGTCGAACCTCCCGAAGACGCCCGAGGGGTCTCCATGCTCACCATCTTCGGCGGCGCCGACCCCATCTTGCCGACCGAAGGAGGGCTGTCCATCCTCCCCTGGGAAGTGCGACGCACCCCCGAGATCCTTCCCGAGCTGAAACGCTACGCCGCGCAAATCGGGTGCCCCGACGTGCCGACGGTCATCGAACACGATGGCCCGTTACACTCCTTCTTCTACCCTCCCAGCCCCGAGGGCCAAACGCTCGGGTTCATCGTGCTCGACCGCCACGGCCACGCCTGGCCGGGAGGGCACGCTCAACTGGCTGAGCCCCTGCTCATCGGCCCCCGGAACGACCTGATCGACGCCACGGCCGTCATCTGGAAATTCTTCGCCCACCGCAGACGTCGATCGAGCGAAGACTGA
- the glgC gene encoding glucose-1-phosphate adenylyltransferase encodes MKDVIAIVLAGGKGTRLDPLTRDRAKPAVPFGGVYRIIDFTMSNCINSGIRKILVLPQYKAFSLNRHIDKSWKFLAPNLGEFVEVLPPEQRIAESWYAGTADAIYQNIFRIEREHTQDTLILAGDHIYKMNYASMIAEHRRRDADLTIACLPVPRLEARDFGVMHVDEQNRVIGFAEKPDDPESMPGEPEIALASMGIYVFKTRTMFELLFEDAKHSESRHDFGHNIIPRILDSHSVIAYSFRDENRKAAAYWKDVGTLDAYYQANMDLIQVDPSLNLYDPSWPIHTFQPSLPPPKFVHAVDHRVGAAYDSIVCNGSILSGGRAHRSLLSPNVRLNSFALVEDAILFEGVEVCRHARVRRAILDKHVRVPAGFSIGEDPELDRARGFTVTEGGITVIPKGEDLERFAS; translated from the coding sequence ATGAAGGATGTCATCGCCATCGTGCTCGCCGGCGGCAAGGGCACGCGACTCGATCCCTTGACCCGAGACCGGGCCAAGCCTGCCGTTCCGTTCGGCGGGGTGTATCGGATCATCGACTTCACGATGTCGAACTGCATCAACTCGGGGATTCGGAAGATCCTCGTCCTGCCGCAGTACAAGGCGTTCAGCCTGAACCGGCATATCGACAAGTCGTGGAAGTTCCTGGCACCGAACCTGGGAGAGTTCGTGGAGGTCTTGCCTCCGGAGCAGCGAATTGCCGAGAGCTGGTACGCCGGGACGGCCGACGCCATCTACCAGAACATTTTCCGGATCGAACGGGAGCACACTCAGGACACCTTGATCCTGGCCGGCGATCATATTTACAAGATGAACTATGCGTCCATGATCGCCGAGCATCGCCGCCGCGACGCCGACCTGACGATCGCCTGCCTGCCAGTCCCCCGCCTCGAAGCGCGGGACTTCGGCGTAATGCACGTGGATGAGCAGAACCGGGTCATCGGCTTCGCCGAGAAACCCGATGACCCCGAGTCGATGCCCGGTGAGCCGGAGATCGCCCTGGCCTCGATGGGGATTTATGTGTTCAAGACCCGGACGATGTTCGAGCTCCTGTTCGAGGACGCCAAGCACTCGGAGAGCCGGCACGACTTCGGGCACAACATCATCCCTCGGATTCTCGACTCGCACTCGGTCATCGCCTACTCGTTTCGAGACGAGAACCGCAAGGCCGCAGCCTACTGGAAAGACGTGGGGACGCTCGACGCCTACTACCAGGCGAACATGGACCTGATCCAGGTCGACCCCAGCCTGAACCTGTACGACCCCTCCTGGCCGATCCACACGTTTCAGCCGTCGTTGCCCCCGCCGAAGTTCGTGCACGCGGTCGACCACCGGGTCGGGGCGGCCTACGATTCGATCGTCTGCAACGGCTCGATTCTCTCGGGAGGCCGGGCGCACCGCAGCCTGCTGTCGCCGAATGTGCGCCTCAACAGCTTCGCGCTGGTCGAAGATGCGATCCTGTTCGAGGGGGTGGAGGTCTGCCGACACGCGCGGGTCCGCCGGGCGATCCTCGACAAGCATGTGCGGGTGCCGGCCGGTTTCTCGATCGGAGAGGATCCGGAGCTGGACCGCGCTCGGGGCTTCACCGTGACCGAGGGGGGCATCACCGTGATTCCCAAAGGAGAAGACCTCGAACGCTTTGCGTCCTGA
- a CDS encoding DUF1559 domain-containing protein translates to MIRASFSRRASSVRRAFTLIELLVVIAIIGVLIALLLPAVQSAREAARRAQCTNNLKQIALAALNFESTYGTLPPGNGPCGTAEAPTTSTCGGRATPLAQLLPFMEGSAAYAAFNLEINLNLFGPTAANFTAQTSLVSAYICPSDIHNTKMDGTLAYANYVASTGNTASSEYGSGFTFQEPNNNRLGVFNFQINRSAPRFLPGQTTVNPEYRRALGAVKLAAIRDGTSNTAMFSETRRSYAAASTLASSGVPTTDPLNVYIQNVVIDNLVTPLADQGGCFYLMPNYSTRIYYRGQQYYRSLPQNGFYSHTLTPNSRFSDCGSSNYVQNHAAARSYHPGGVNAANCDGSVKFIKETVNPDVWRAVGSRQGAEVISADQL, encoded by the coding sequence ATGATTCGCGCTTCTTTCTCGCGTCGGGCGTCCAGCGTCCGTCGTGCGTTTACCTTGATCGAATTACTCGTCGTCATCGCCATTATCGGCGTCTTAATCGCCCTGTTGCTGCCGGCCGTGCAGTCGGCCCGAGAGGCCGCGCGGCGGGCCCAGTGCACGAACAATCTGAAGCAGATTGCCCTGGCGGCGCTGAACTTCGAGAGCACCTACGGGACCTTGCCTCCGGGAAATGGCCCGTGCGGCACCGCCGAAGCGCCGACCACCAGCACCTGCGGCGGGCGGGCCACCCCGCTGGCCCAGCTCTTGCCGTTCATGGAAGGATCGGCCGCCTATGCGGCGTTTAACCTGGAAATCAACCTGAACCTGTTCGGGCCGACAGCCGCGAACTTCACGGCGCAGACATCCCTGGTGTCAGCCTACATCTGCCCGTCGGACATCCACAACACGAAGATGGACGGCACCCTCGCCTACGCCAACTACGTGGCCAGCACCGGCAACACGGCGTCGTCGGAGTACGGCAGCGGCTTCACCTTCCAGGAGCCGAACAATAACCGGCTGGGCGTGTTCAACTTCCAGATCAATCGGTCGGCCCCCCGCTTCCTGCCCGGCCAGACGACCGTGAACCCGGAGTACCGCAGGGCCCTGGGTGCCGTGAAGCTCGCGGCCATCCGAGACGGCACGAGCAACACCGCCATGTTCTCCGAGACCCGGCGCTCGTATGCCGCCGCCTCGACGCTGGCCTCCTCGGGCGTGCCGACAACCGACCCGCTGAACGTCTACATTCAGAACGTCGTGATCGACAATCTGGTCACCCCGCTGGCCGACCAGGGCGGTTGCTTCTACCTGATGCCGAATTACAGCACCCGCATCTACTACCGAGGCCAGCAGTACTACCGCTCCTTGCCTCAGAACGGCTTCTACAGCCACACCTTGACCCCCAACAGCCGGTTCTCCGACTGCGGGTCGAGCAACTACGTTCAGAACCACGCCGCAGCCCGCAGCTACCACCCCGGCGGCGTTAACGCGGCCAACTGCGACGGAAGCGTCAAGTTCATCAAGGAGACCGTCAACCCCGACGTCTGGCGAGCCGTCGGCAGCCGCCAAGGGGCGGAGGTCATCAGCGCCGACCAGCTCTGA
- the phoU gene encoding phosphate signaling complex protein PhoU has translation MMMEPETGTGTGVDRPRSYLNRHLVRDLEVLWGEVLKLAAVVETSLRSSVQALCAGKVELANEVKADEPTIDHWQVRIEQDCLRILALHQPVASDLRLVTSALKISYELERMGDLAAHIAKRARKLARRDEPVPLPPQMEFLGVEALGQVRDALDALTRGDTGMARQVIKGDREIDHRRQMILKDLKKSIRQDPGQVTIWLHLINIARNLERIADHATNLAETVVYVKEGTILRRDDPQPMTDPS, from the coding sequence ATGATGATGGAACCGGAAACCGGAACGGGAACCGGAGTTGATCGACCGCGTTCGTACTTGAATCGTCACCTGGTGCGCGATCTGGAAGTGCTCTGGGGCGAGGTCTTGAAGCTTGCCGCGGTGGTGGAAACCTCGTTGCGGTCGAGCGTGCAGGCCCTCTGCGCCGGGAAGGTGGAGCTGGCGAACGAGGTCAAGGCCGACGAGCCGACGATTGATCACTGGCAGGTCCGGATCGAGCAGGATTGCCTGCGGATTCTGGCGCTGCACCAACCGGTCGCCTCAGACCTTCGGCTCGTAACCTCAGCCCTGAAGATCAGCTACGAACTGGAGCGGATGGGGGACCTGGCGGCTCACATTGCCAAGCGAGCCCGCAAGCTGGCCCGTCGCGACGAGCCGGTGCCGCTGCCTCCTCAAATGGAGTTTCTCGGGGTCGAAGCGCTGGGGCAAGTCCGCGATGCGCTCGACGCCCTGACGCGGGGCGATACGGGGATGGCTCGCCAGGTGATCAAGGGGGATCGGGAGATCGATCACCGTCGTCAGATGATCCTCAAGGATCTGAAGAAATCGATCCGCCAGGATCCGGGCCAGGTAACCATCTGGTTGCATTTGATCAACATCGCCCGCAACCTGGAGCGCATCGCGGACCACGCCACAAACCTTGCCGAGACGGTTGTTTACGTCAAGGAAGGTACCATTCTGCGTCGAGACGATCCTCAGCCGATGACGGATCCGTCTTGA
- a CDS encoding alkaline phosphatase, giving the protein MIPALSRSLLPLALLSLGLSAAMAAAALGPVPQNDDDPLKAIQTEAIASKGEPRDRPYHFGSQGPGKEFSNHTSHTNRLVPVFTLGKTVDLNSITGENSSYRNAERLQELYGQLPEHTLDPSAEYGDQADLYRLQKEAVERGAKQLFVVLFDGLDWETLTASAIVKSGDPNAGSALLAGELGPAYQADGSLAVGSVVTSPTHSGANLDVDRQTISFPDDVLRGGYDPRFAGRGPLQAPQLDAPGYLRGQSATPSELAQIHDHGGVPHAYTDSSCSAAEIAAGVKSYNNSVNVAPDGSFMTPLFHDLQRDGWKVGTVTNVPISHASPAAFYARNVDRDDYQDLTRDMLGLPNIATERGAPEVPGLNVVIGTGFGQTGNLQALQRRQGSNAVAGNVYLTDDDLAAIDAERGGPYVVAQRTEGANGNDVLSAAADRAASEGLRLFGFFGTEYGHLPYQTSNGGYDPSPGISGEAEQYSPADIAENPTLTEMTQAALTVLGQNPDQPFALFVEAGDVDWALHDNNLDNAVGAVFSGEEAIRAIIDWVEQHSSWDDAAMIITADHGHYLVINDPEALAGSAR; this is encoded by the coding sequence ATGATCCCCGCCCTGTCTCGATCCCTCCTGCCCCTGGCCTTGCTTTCGCTTGGTCTCTCGGCCGCAATGGCCGCCGCGGCCCTCGGGCCGGTCCCACAGAACGACGACGACCCGCTGAAGGCAATCCAGACGGAAGCCATCGCCTCGAAGGGCGAGCCCCGCGATCGCCCTTACCACTTCGGGTCCCAAGGCCCGGGCAAGGAATTTTCGAACCACACGAGTCACACGAACCGCCTTGTCCCGGTCTTCACCCTCGGCAAGACGGTCGACCTCAACAGCATCACCGGCGAGAACAGCTCGTACCGCAACGCCGAGCGCCTGCAAGAACTCTACGGCCAGCTTCCCGAGCACACCCTCGACCCCTCGGCCGAGTACGGCGACCAGGCCGATCTCTACCGCCTGCAAAAAGAGGCCGTTGAGCGCGGGGCCAAACAGCTCTTCGTCGTCCTCTTCGACGGGCTCGACTGGGAAACCCTGACTGCCTCGGCCATCGTCAAGTCGGGCGATCCGAACGCCGGGTCCGCCCTGCTCGCCGGAGAACTCGGTCCGGCCTACCAGGCCGACGGTTCGCTCGCCGTCGGTTCCGTCGTCACCAGCCCGACCCACAGCGGAGCCAACCTCGACGTCGACCGCCAGACCATCTCCTTCCCCGATGACGTCCTTCGAGGTGGCTACGACCCCCGATTCGCCGGCCGGGGGCCATTGCAGGCCCCCCAGCTCGACGCTCCCGGATACCTCCGCGGCCAGTCGGCCACCCCGAGCGAGCTGGCCCAGATCCACGACCACGGCGGCGTCCCTCACGCCTACACCGACAGCTCCTGCAGCGCCGCCGAGATCGCCGCCGGGGTCAAGAGCTACAACAACAGCGTCAACGTCGCCCCCGACGGCTCCTTCATGACCCCCCTCTTCCACGACCTCCAGCGCGACGGCTGGAAGGTCGGCACCGTGACCAACGTGCCGATCAGCCACGCCTCTCCCGCCGCCTTCTACGCCCGCAACGTCGACCGGGACGACTACCAGGACCTGACCCGCGACATGCTCGGCCTGCCCAACATCGCCACCGAGCGCGGCGCGCCCGAGGTCCCCGGCCTCAACGTGGTCATCGGCACCGGATTCGGCCAGACGGGCAACCTTCAGGCTCTTCAGCGCCGCCAGGGATCAAACGCCGTGGCCGGCAACGTCTACCTCACCGATGACGACCTGGCCGCCATCGACGCCGAGCGCGGCGGCCCTTACGTCGTCGCCCAGCGCACCGAAGGCGCCAACGGCAACGACGTGCTCAGCGCCGCCGCCGACCGCGCCGCGTCCGAGGGGCTCCGCCTCTTCGGTTTCTTCGGCACCGAGTACGGCCACCTGCCCTATCAGACCTCCAACGGCGGCTACGACCCCTCTCCCGGCATCTCCGGCGAGGCCGAGCAATACAGCCCGGCTGACATCGCCGAGAACCCGACCCTCACCGAGATGACCCAGGCCGCCCTCACCGTCCTTGGCCAGAACCCCGACCAGCCCTTCGCCCTCTTCGTCGAGGCCGGAGATGTCGACTGGGCCTTGCACGACAACAACCTCGACAACGCCGTCGGCGCAGTCTTCTCGGGCGAGGAGGCCATCCGGGCCATCATCGACTGGGTCGAGCAGCACAGCTCCTGGGACGACGCCGCGATGATCATCACCGCCGACCACGGCCACTACCTCGTCATCAACGACCCCGAAGCCCTGGCCGGCTCGGCCCGCTGA
- the guaB gene encoding IMP dehydrogenase — translation MQDRIAYQGMTFDDVLLEPALSELLPREVETRTRLTASIDLNIPILSAPMDTVTEAELAIALAQEGGLGIIHKNLSIEDQTIEVDKVKRSENGIIVDPVTLPPTATVAQARELMSDHNISGVPIVVEGRKLRGILTRRDLRFLERDDLPVEEVMTKTNLVTAPENTSLDEADRILTKNKVEKLLLVDENATLKGLITIKDIDKLHKYPLACKDSRGRLRVGAAVGVYDFERVASLIEADVDLIVVDSAHGHSKNVIETVRQVKRDFKIEVVAGNVATAEGTRALIDAGADAVKVGIGPGSICTTRVVSGVGVPQITAVYHCAKAADGRVPIIADGGIRYSGDIAKALAAGAHCVMIGGLFAGLAESPGETIIYRGRSFKRYRGMGSIGAMSKGSADRYRQDVQKGPDGKPSASQKYVPEGVEGRVPYKGPLADYVYQLIGGLRAGMGYCGTRTIEELRTKTRFIQVTGASVSEGHPHDVVITQEAPNYTSPAFEGESSRNSV, via the coding sequence ATGCAAGACCGCATCGCCTACCAAGGGATGACCTTTGACGACGTGCTGCTGGAGCCGGCGCTGTCGGAACTGCTCCCGAGGGAGGTCGAGACGAGGACCCGGCTGACCGCCTCGATCGACCTGAACATCCCGATCCTCTCGGCCCCGATGGACACGGTGACGGAGGCCGAGTTGGCCATTGCGCTGGCGCAGGAGGGGGGGCTCGGGATCATTCACAAGAACCTGTCGATCGAGGATCAGACGATCGAGGTCGACAAGGTGAAGCGGTCGGAGAACGGCATTATTGTCGATCCCGTCACCCTGCCGCCGACGGCCACCGTGGCCCAGGCGCGGGAGTTGATGAGCGATCACAACATCTCGGGCGTGCCGATCGTCGTCGAGGGGAGGAAGCTGCGGGGGATTCTCACCCGGCGCGACCTGCGGTTCCTGGAGCGAGACGACCTGCCGGTCGAGGAGGTCATGACCAAGACCAACCTCGTGACGGCCCCCGAGAATACGAGCCTGGACGAAGCCGACCGGATCTTGACCAAGAACAAGGTCGAGAAGCTGTTGCTGGTCGACGAGAACGCGACGCTCAAAGGGCTCATTACGATCAAGGACATCGACAAGCTGCACAAGTACCCGCTGGCCTGCAAGGATTCTCGCGGGCGGTTGCGGGTGGGCGCGGCGGTGGGCGTGTACGACTTCGAGCGGGTGGCGTCGTTGATCGAGGCGGACGTGGACCTGATCGTGGTCGACTCGGCGCACGGGCACAGCAAGAACGTGATCGAGACGGTTCGGCAGGTGAAGCGCGACTTCAAGATTGAGGTGGTGGCCGGGAACGTGGCGACCGCCGAGGGGACCCGGGCCTTGATCGACGCCGGGGCCGACGCGGTGAAGGTGGGGATTGGGCCGGGGTCGATCTGCACGACGCGGGTCGTCAGCGGCGTGGGCGTGCCTCAAATTACGGCCGTGTACCACTGCGCCAAGGCGGCCGACGGAAGGGTGCCGATCATCGCCGATGGGGGCATTCGCTACTCGGGAGACATTGCCAAGGCGCTGGCCGCCGGGGCGCATTGCGTGATGATTGGCGGCCTGTTCGCGGGGCTGGCGGAAAGCCCGGGAGAGACGATCATCTACCGGGGTCGGAGCTTTAAGCGATACCGGGGGATGGGGTCGATCGGTGCGATGTCGAAGGGGTCGGCCGACCGCTATCGGCAGGATGTTCAGAAGGGGCCGGACGGGAAGCCGTCGGCCTCGCAGAAGTACGTGCCGGAGGGAGTCGAGGGCCGCGTACCGTACAAGGGGCCGCTGGCCGATTACGTGTATCAGCTCATCGGGGGCCTTCGGGCCGGGATGGGCTACTGCGGGACCCGGACGATCGAGGAGCTGCGGACCAAGACCCGGTTTATCCAGGTGACGGGGGCCTCGGTCTCGGAAGGTCATCCGCACGATGTGGTCATTACTCAGGAAGCCCCCAACTACACCAGCCCGGCGTTTGAGGGGGAGTCGAGCCGCAATTCGGTCTGA
- a CDS encoding GNAT family N-acetyltransferase: protein MLEDSTPSFSDSTSKPRLEPPATARELGIGLCPPDDRAEALAVLYHRLSASTRANMIVELLRQEARGQLDLSGLWIASRKRRIVGAMLTQTLAGRAIAIWPPVIARSWGAASLASSMVREALRVSEAQGIRLAQALVEDNAPKQTALDLARGGLAYVTDLLYLGRPTHDVLPIPPGVPPLEWRGYTPDRHDRFARMLERSYQGSLDMPELAGLRSLDDVLQGHLARGSFDPDRWRLGWLEGQTEPVAVLLLLAGSESTWEVSYLGLAPEARGRGLGRRVLAHALELTRPHAHRLELAVDVRNLPADRLYQRCGFHAFVRRRVHLAVLGRRGPEGAGSPPLQDGSVIG from the coding sequence ATGTTGGAGGATTCGACACCTTCCTTTTCCGATTCGACCTCGAAACCCCGTCTCGAGCCCCCGGCCACCGCTCGGGAGTTGGGCATCGGTCTCTGTCCGCCCGACGATCGGGCCGAAGCCCTGGCGGTCCTCTATCACCGGCTCTCGGCCTCGACTCGGGCCAACATGATCGTCGAGTTGCTCCGTCAGGAAGCCCGCGGCCAGCTCGACCTCTCCGGGCTCTGGATCGCCTCGCGCAAGCGTCGGATCGTCGGAGCCATGCTCACCCAAACTCTTGCCGGGCGCGCCATTGCCATCTGGCCCCCAGTCATCGCCCGATCCTGGGGAGCCGCCTCCCTCGCCTCGTCAATGGTCCGCGAGGCCCTGCGCGTTTCCGAGGCCCAGGGGATCCGACTGGCCCAGGCCCTCGTCGAGGACAATGCGCCGAAACAGACCGCCCTCGACCTCGCGCGCGGCGGCCTCGCCTACGTCACCGACCTGCTCTACCTCGGACGACCAACCCACGACGTCCTTCCCATTCCTCCCGGTGTGCCGCCCTTGGAATGGCGAGGATATACTCCCGATCGGCATGACAGGTTCGCCCGCATGCTCGAACGGTCGTACCAGGGCAGCCTCGATATGCCCGAGCTGGCCGGCCTGCGCAGCTTGGACGATGTCCTGCAAGGGCATCTGGCCCGGGGATCGTTCGATCCCGATCGCTGGCGGCTGGGGTGGCTTGAGGGCCAGACAGAGCCGGTCGCGGTCTTGCTCCTGCTCGCCGGATCGGAGTCAACCTGGGAGGTGTCCTACCTCGGCCTTGCTCCCGAGGCCCGCGGTCGAGGGCTCGGGCGTCGCGTGCTGGCCCATGCCCTGGAACTGACCCGGCCCCATGCGCATCGCCTGGAGCTGGCCGTCGATGTGCGCAACCTTCCGGCCGATCGGCTTTACCAGCGGTGCGGATTCCACGCCTTTGTGCGCCGGAGGGTCCACCTGGCAGTCCTGGGCAGACGCGGACCCGAGGGAGCGGGATCGCCCCCCCTTCAAGACGGATCCGTCATCGGCTGA
- a CDS encoding RNA polymerase sigma factor: MRPEPDPTMEMAPQSFGIRSEAPASDPSDAESGLVASRPGLAEEAGDARLVERARDGDEEAFATLVRRYERKLLRVLTRLVHDHELARDLAQETLWRVYHRLDRFDTSRRFGPWLFRVAVNLGVDQLRRRSGPPMTSLPVDRRREEDDPRNASSLDVFDPDPRPREELAQEVRFVLEQLPVKDRTILVLRDLEGFSSAEVAAIVGRREATVRWRLAKARDQFRRLWERRMAQQDQGGTDPMNALSPEAPHAD; encoded by the coding sequence ATGCGACCTGAACCTGATCCGACGATGGAAATGGCTCCGCAATCCTTCGGAATTCGCTCCGAGGCCCCGGCATCCGACCCTTCGGACGCCGAGTCCGGCCTGGTGGCGTCCCGTCCCGGCCTGGCCGAGGAGGCGGGCGACGCCCGGCTGGTGGAACGGGCCCGGGACGGGGATGAGGAGGCGTTTGCCACCTTGGTCCGACGCTACGAACGTAAGCTGCTTCGCGTCTTGACCCGATTGGTTCACGACCACGAACTGGCCCGAGACCTCGCGCAAGAAACGCTCTGGCGTGTCTATCATCGGCTCGATCGCTTCGATACGAGTCGGCGATTTGGTCCGTGGCTGTTCCGAGTGGCCGTGAATCTGGGCGTCGATCAGCTTCGCAGGCGATCAGGCCCGCCGATGACCTCACTGCCGGTCGACCGCCGCCGCGAGGAGGACGACCCGCGGAACGCGTCGAGCCTCGACGTGTTCGACCCCGACCCCCGACCCCGAGAAGAGCTGGCGCAGGAAGTTCGATTCGTGTTAGAACAGCTTCCGGTCAAGGACCGGACGATTCTTGTCTTGCGAGACCTGGAAGGATTTTCGTCGGCCGAGGTTGCCGCGATCGTTGGCCGACGCGAGGCCACCGTCCGATGGCGACTGGCCAAGGCCCGCGATCAGTTCCGCCGGCTCTGGGAACGCCGGATGGCGCAGCAGGACCAAGGAGGGACCGACCCGATGAACGCTCTTTCCCCCGAGGCCCCTCATGCCGATTAA